Proteins encoded in a region of the Pseudomonas viciae genome:
- a CDS encoding TolC family protein: MKSLIALCLAVMPLGVLADNTYIDLWQLHQEAQGADPRILRAQALIRSGEGNERAAFGQLLPQLNASGSVNRSRRDDDLERIQYNGKRMALVLNQVIYDPQVWRSYQKYVELARQGEYESDDTQVQASIDLSERYFAVLAAEDELSLVRSELEATERNLKRVNALYARQMAMVTDTLDLEARVDALKADEIEATNKVQVSREAISELVGRDVQEPFKRIGDNPAFSLPAQAQDYWVQTALDSNPALHAREHSIRAADAAIGEAKAGHLPRLGLNLTAQRSDIGYEGTLTPRSDNLIASLDLQVPLYSGGSTRARVSTSESDKEVAQQELEALRRQVIKETCTAYLGMTAELSRIKATRRALESAEKSRIATEKAFAYGVKNAVDVLDSIKEAFRARRDFYQSQYRFVTSLLVLHRWSGRLADGDIRKANEWLVAPSTSD, from the coding sequence ATGAAGTCTTTGATCGCGCTGTGTCTGGCCGTCATGCCGCTTGGCGTCCTGGCTGACAACACTTATATCGACCTGTGGCAACTGCATCAGGAAGCACAGGGCGCCGATCCGCGCATCCTGCGGGCGCAGGCGCTGATCCGTAGTGGTGAGGGCAACGAACGTGCAGCCTTTGGTCAATTGCTGCCGCAGCTCAACGCCAGCGGCAGTGTCAATCGCAGTCGACGCGACGATGACCTGGAGCGTATCCAGTACAACGGCAAGCGCATGGCGCTGGTGCTCAATCAGGTGATCTACGATCCGCAGGTCTGGCGCAGCTATCAGAAGTACGTAGAGCTGGCCCGGCAGGGCGAATACGAATCCGATGACACCCAGGTGCAGGCCAGCATTGATCTGTCCGAGCGCTATTTCGCTGTGCTGGCGGCCGAGGACGAGCTGTCCCTGGTGCGCAGCGAGCTGGAGGCGACCGAGCGTAACCTCAAGCGAGTCAATGCCCTGTATGCGCGCCAGATGGCGATGGTGACCGACACGCTGGACCTGGAGGCTCGAGTGGATGCGCTCAAGGCTGACGAGATCGAAGCCACCAACAAGGTCCAGGTCAGTCGTGAAGCGATTTCCGAGCTGGTGGGGCGCGACGTCCAGGAGCCGTTCAAGCGCATCGGCGACAATCCGGCGTTCAGTCTGCCCGCGCAGGCGCAGGACTACTGGGTGCAGACGGCACTGGACAGCAACCCGGCACTGCACGCCCGCGAACACAGTATCCGTGCCGCCGATGCGGCGATTGGCGAAGCCAAGGCCGGCCATCTACCCCGATTGGGCCTGAACTTGACGGCGCAACGCAGTGATATCGGCTACGAGGGCACGTTGACGCCGCGCTCGGACAACCTCATCGCATCCCTCGACTTGCAGGTGCCGCTCTACAGTGGCGGCTCCACCCGTGCCCGGGTGTCGACCTCGGAAAGCGATAAGGAAGTCGCCCAGCAAGAGCTGGAAGCCCTGCGGCGCCAGGTCATCAAGGAAACTTGCACGGCCTACCTGGGGATGACGGCAGAACTCAGTCGAATCAAGGCGACGCGCCGGGCGCTGGAATCCGCTGAAAAGTCACGGATAGCCACGGAGAAAGCCTTTGCGTACGGGGTCAAGAATGCCGTCGATGTCCTGGACAGCATCAAGGAAGCGTTTCGCGCACGGCGTGATTTCTATCAGTCCCAATACCGGTTCGTGACCAGTTTGCTGGTGCTGCATCGCTGGAGCGGAAGATTGGCCGATGGGGATATTCGCAAGGCTAACGAATGGTTGGTTGCGCCGTCGACATCGGACTAA
- a CDS encoding HlyD family type I secretion periplasmic adaptor subunit, with amino-acid sequence MQNSQYSSADSPGLPIDDAPVRRIGYLMLLVTFGLFGGWATLAPLDSAALAPGVVTVKSYRKTVQHLEGGIVRELRVHDGDRVKAGDVLLVLDNTQARSEMEAMRSQLIAALELQARLVAERDSLPEPPAEPTLDPADPRVREARDSEARIFQTRRTSLLGEIGLQEKSIGQIEEQIRGLKAIIASKQTLAASYQEEIVDLRALLADGYVDKQRLREQERALSRLQAEIAESQSEIARARVHIDEAQLKILQLKKTFATEVAGLLGDARSKVYELRERLASLQDRDQRTDILAPESGMVMGMTLHTTGGVVSPGTALLDIVPANEELIVEAQISPMDIDRIALGKLAQIRFSAFKSSTTPVIEGQLVQISADRLTNKDTGTAYYLARVALTDNGRQALGDLTLVPGMPVEVLINTGARTLLQYLMQPASNAFARSLIED; translated from the coding sequence ATGCAAAACAGTCAGTACTCATCCGCCGATTCACCCGGGCTCCCCATCGATGATGCGCCGGTACGGCGTATCGGCTACCTCATGTTGCTGGTCACCTTTGGCCTGTTCGGCGGCTGGGCTACCCTGGCGCCGCTCGACAGTGCGGCACTTGCGCCAGGCGTGGTCACGGTCAAAAGCTACCGCAAGACCGTACAGCATCTTGAAGGCGGCATCGTGCGTGAACTGCGTGTGCATGATGGCGACCGGGTGAAAGCCGGTGATGTGTTGCTGGTGCTCGACAACACCCAGGCACGTTCGGAAATGGAAGCCATGCGCAGCCAGTTGATCGCCGCGCTCGAACTGCAAGCCCGACTGGTGGCTGAACGTGACTCGCTGCCCGAACCACCCGCCGAGCCGACGCTGGATCCGGCTGACCCGCGCGTGCGCGAAGCCCGCGACAGTGAAGCGCGGATCTTCCAGACCCGACGGACCTCGTTGCTCGGCGAAATCGGCTTGCAGGAGAAGTCCATCGGACAGATCGAGGAGCAGATTCGCGGCCTCAAGGCCATCATTGCCAGCAAGCAGACACTGGCGGCGTCCTATCAAGAAGAGATTGTCGACTTGCGCGCCCTGTTGGCCGACGGTTACGTGGACAAGCAGCGCCTGCGTGAGCAGGAGCGCGCGCTCTCTCGGCTGCAGGCCGAAATAGCTGAAAGCCAGTCCGAAATTGCGCGAGCGCGGGTTCATATCGACGAGGCGCAGTTGAAAATACTGCAGTTGAAAAAGACCTTTGCCACCGAGGTCGCCGGTCTGTTGGGCGATGCGCGGAGCAAGGTGTATGAACTGCGCGAGCGCCTGGCCAGCCTGCAGGACCGCGACCAGCGCACCGATATCCTGGCGCCCGAGTCGGGGATGGTCATGGGGATGACCCTGCACACGACGGGCGGGGTGGTCAGCCCAGGTACTGCGCTGTTGGACATCGTCCCGGCCAACGAAGAGCTGATCGTCGAAGCGCAGATTTCACCGATGGACATCGATCGTATCGCATTGGGCAAACTGGCGCAGATCCGTTTCAGTGCGTTCAAGAGCAGCACCACGCCGGTCATCGAAGGGCAGTTGGTGCAGATATCCGCCGATCGCCTGACCAATAAAGACACCGGCACCGCTTATTACCTGGCACGCGTGGCCCTGACCGACAACGGGCGTCAGGCCCTGGGCGATCTCACCCTGGTGCCGGGAATGCCGGTCGAAGTGCTGATCAATACGGGGGCGCGGACGTTGTTGCAGTACTTGATGCAGCCTGCCAGCAATGCGTTCGCCCGTTCGTTGATCGAGGACTGA
- a CDS encoding type I secretion system permease/ATPase translates to MSAHPRTELESALAACKGSFLSVGFFSFFVNLLMLVPSFYMLQVYDRAVVSASLSTLLMLTLIMLLLMVTMGGLEWVRSRIMVRISTRLDTLLGQRLFDASFKQALNTGGMNATAQPLSDLNALRQFLTGNGLFAFFDTPWIPIYLAVMFIFHPWYGWMGVLSAVFLGVLAFVNEKLTRAPLQAANREQMAATAFTNKSLRNAEVVESMGMLASLRQRWNGQTHKVLTLQSLASDRATTISAVSRTFRQIVQSLVLGLGAYLAINHEISSGLMIAGSILLGRALAPIDQLIGVWKGFLGARSQYARLHELLVKIAAEPERMSLPAPEGAIRVEGLSVAPPHGGKPIIRGVDFQVSAGEVVGIIGPSGAGKSTLARALLGVWPSQAGTVRLDGADISQWRRDELGQYIGYLPQDIELFEGSISQNISRFGPADAPAVVAAARMAGVHELVLQLPDGYDTVIGANGGGLSGGQRQRIGLARALYGEPRLVVLDEPNSNLDDAGEKMLAEALQKLRQSRATVFVITHRSGVLAQVDKLLVLNQGELSLFGPRDKVLARLQGVTPAIHPASAIQP, encoded by the coding sequence ATGTCAGCCCATCCCAGGACCGAGCTGGAAAGCGCCCTTGCCGCCTGCAAGGGCAGTTTTCTTTCCGTTGGTTTTTTCAGCTTTTTCGTCAACTTGCTGATGCTGGTTCCATCGTTCTACATGCTGCAGGTGTATGACCGCGCTGTAGTCAGTGCCAGCCTGTCGACGCTGTTGATGCTGACGCTGATCATGTTGCTGTTGATGGTTACGATGGGGGGCCTGGAATGGGTTCGCTCGCGGATCATGGTGCGAATCAGTACTCGCCTGGACACGCTGCTGGGCCAACGTCTGTTCGACGCCAGCTTCAAGCAGGCGCTCAATACCGGTGGCATGAATGCCACGGCCCAGCCATTGAGCGATCTGAATGCGTTGCGCCAGTTCCTCACCGGTAACGGCCTGTTTGCGTTTTTCGACACGCCCTGGATTCCGATCTACCTGGCCGTCATGTTCATTTTTCACCCCTGGTACGGTTGGATGGGGGTGTTGAGCGCGGTGTTCCTGGGGGTGTTGGCCTTCGTTAACGAAAAGCTCACCCGTGCACCGCTGCAGGCGGCCAACCGTGAGCAGATGGCGGCCACCGCCTTCACCAACAAGAGCTTGCGTAATGCCGAAGTGGTTGAGTCCATGGGCATGCTTGCAAGTCTGCGCCAGCGCTGGAACGGGCAAACCCATAAGGTCCTGACCTTGCAAAGCCTGGCCAGCGACCGCGCCACGACCATTTCCGCCGTGTCGAGGACGTTCCGTCAGATCGTCCAGTCGTTGGTGTTGGGCCTGGGGGCTTACCTGGCGATCAATCATGAGATTTCTTCCGGGTTGATGATTGCCGGTTCGATTTTGTTGGGGCGCGCGCTGGCGCCCATCGATCAGTTGATCGGCGTGTGGAAAGGCTTCCTGGGCGCACGCTCGCAATATGCCCGGCTGCACGAATTGCTGGTCAAGATTGCCGCCGAGCCTGAGCGCATGTCCTTGCCCGCGCCTGAAGGGGCGATCCGTGTCGAGGGGCTTTCGGTGGCCCCCCCGCACGGTGGCAAGCCAATTATTCGCGGGGTGGACTTCCAGGTATCCGCCGGTGAGGTGGTGGGGATCATCGGACCCAGCGGCGCCGGCAAGTCGACCCTGGCCAGGGCATTGCTGGGGGTCTGGCCAAGCCAGGCCGGTACTGTGCGCCTGGACGGTGCGGACATCAGCCAATGGCGCCGAGACGAATTGGGTCAGTACATCGGCTATTTGCCACAGGACATCGAACTGTTCGAGGGCTCCATCAGCCAGAACATCTCGCGCTTCGGCCCGGCAGATGCGCCCGCGGTGGTCGCCGCCGCGCGCATGGCCGGCGTCCATGAGCTGGTGCTGCAACTGCCCGATGGCTACGACACCGTGATCGGCGCCAATGGCGGTGGCTTGTCCGGCGGCCAGCGGCAGCGCATCGGGCTGGCCCGCGCCTTGTACGGTGAGCCGCGCCTGGTGGTGCTCGATGAACCGAACTCCAATCTCGATGACGCTGGAGAAAAAATGCTCGCCGAGGCACTGCAAAAACTCAGGCAGAGCCGTGCCACCGTGTTTGTCATTACCCATCGGTCCGGGGTATTGGCGCAGGTGGATAAATTGCTGGTGCTCAATCAGGGCGAGCTAAGCCTGTTCGGGCCGCGCGACAAGGTCCTGGCGCGACTGCAGGGCGTTACGCCTGCAATCCACCCCGCTAGCGCGATTCAACCGTAA
- a CDS encoding TonB-dependent receptor: MPRLDSALVLDEVTVTARRREEFQQTVPISMSVLNGEQLNDAGLYRTEDLQQRVPSLLVTVPSARYASYGIRGLGTSSYNDGIDGSVGVFLDGVYLGRQGMSLGDLVDVERVEVLRGPQGTLYGKNTTAGAINVSSRAPTFEPEGSGEVSVGEKGLRQYRGTVSGALIDGVLAGRLTGYDVERDGLIDNRYDGSHLGDQNRQGLRGQLLWTPGEAFSARLIGEYGWQDEQGGAYAASNYSETTLKRAAFVGYRQLPVDPYARRVQQDEPNNIKTLQTGASLELNWWLDSGATLTSISGYRDWTYDTDQDGDGMALSIAENAAVQLNHHQFSQELRLADSPNEHFDYVVGLYYLRQKLNREVGVRFGKDAAAYFLGDRPEIALLGITPGMIPASLLEGAQQSFDGEQRTDSRAVFGQLTWHATDRLAITPGLRYTRESKQGWISRSVSGLAPLGPDLVSQLAGPLLRSTALGGEYYRRDAVEEGNLSGQLTFSYQFRDDLLGYATWARGYKAGGINLEVIGPSAESTFDAERVSSLEVGVKQGFWSDRGQLDVAVYQMDVDDYQALTNRAPASPFAPPIRDNLINVGKVRLRGIELDALLRASERIDLRLGIAWNDARYREFPNAPCSPASAQWSCDLKGQRLFNAPEWNANAGIDYRHPLEHGLELFSGLDYKFRSGYYGTLEGGPGSYQPSYGLTNLRLGLRRSNRRWEAELWARNLFDEQYITAVYAKLGAGDYGVLTGDPRSVGMTLRTRW; the protein is encoded by the coding sequence GTGCCCCGTCTCGATTCAGCCCTGGTGCTCGACGAGGTAACGGTCACGGCGCGGCGTCGCGAGGAGTTCCAGCAGACAGTGCCGATCAGCATGAGCGTACTCAATGGCGAGCAGTTGAACGATGCCGGCCTCTACCGAACCGAGGACCTGCAGCAGCGCGTACCAAGTCTGCTGGTGACGGTGCCCAGTGCGCGTTATGCCAGCTACGGCATTCGCGGGCTGGGCACGAGCTCCTACAACGATGGCATCGATGGCAGTGTCGGGGTGTTTCTCGATGGGGTTTACCTGGGCCGCCAAGGCATGTCGCTTGGCGACCTGGTTGACGTCGAACGCGTCGAGGTATTGCGCGGGCCACAGGGGACCTTGTATGGCAAGAACACCACGGCCGGCGCGATCAACGTCAGCAGTCGCGCGCCGACCTTCGAGCCGGAGGGCAGTGGCGAGGTCTCGGTCGGTGAAAAGGGGTTGCGTCAGTACCGCGGTACGGTTTCAGGCGCGCTGATCGACGGCGTATTGGCCGGGCGCCTGACCGGTTACGACGTGGAGCGCGACGGTCTCATCGATAACCGTTACGACGGCAGCCACCTTGGCGATCAGAACCGCCAAGGTCTGCGCGGCCAATTGCTGTGGACACCCGGCGAAGCGTTCAGCGCGCGGCTGATCGGCGAGTACGGTTGGCAGGACGAGCAGGGAGGTGCTTATGCGGCCAGTAACTACAGTGAGACGACCCTCAAGCGGGCCGCTTTCGTCGGCTACCGCCAGTTGCCTGTCGACCCCTACGCGCGCCGTGTGCAGCAGGATGAGCCGAATAATATAAAGACATTGCAGACCGGTGCCTCGCTGGAGCTGAACTGGTGGTTGGACAGCGGGGCCACGCTGACCAGCATCAGCGGATATCGGGATTGGACCTACGACACCGACCAGGATGGCGATGGCATGGCGCTGTCCATCGCCGAAAACGCCGCCGTGCAGCTCAATCACCATCAATTCAGCCAGGAGTTGCGTCTGGCCGATTCGCCTAACGAGCACTTCGATTACGTGGTAGGTCTCTATTACTTGCGGCAGAAGTTGAACCGTGAGGTGGGTGTGCGCTTCGGCAAGGACGCGGCGGCTTACTTTCTGGGTGATCGACCGGAAATCGCATTGCTCGGTATTACGCCGGGGATGATTCCGGCCTCGTTGCTGGAGGGCGCGCAGCAGAGCTTCGATGGCGAGCAGCGCACCGACAGTCGCGCCGTGTTCGGCCAGCTTACCTGGCATGCCACCGACCGCCTGGCGATTACGCCGGGACTGCGTTACACCCGTGAAAGCAAGCAGGGCTGGATTTCCCGTAGCGTCTCGGGGCTGGCGCCGCTCGGGCCGGACTTGGTTTCCCAGCTGGCGGGACCTTTGCTGCGCAGTACCGCACTTGGCGGCGAGTATTACCGGCGTGACGCGGTAGAGGAGGGCAACCTCTCCGGGCAATTGACCTTCAGCTACCAGTTTCGCGATGACCTGCTCGGCTATGCCACTTGGGCGCGTGGCTACAAGGCCGGCGGGATCAACCTCGAGGTGATCGGTCCCAGCGCCGAGTCGACGTTTGATGCCGAGCGGGTGAGCTCGCTCGAGGTTGGGGTCAAGCAGGGTTTCTGGAGCGACCGGGGCCAGCTCGACGTGGCCGTGTACCAGATGGATGTCGACGATTACCAGGCGCTGACCAACCGTGCGCCGGCTAGCCCGTTTGCCCCACCGATCCGCGACAACCTGATCAATGTCGGCAAGGTGCGCCTGCGTGGCATCGAGCTGGACGCCCTGCTGCGGGCCAGCGAACGGATCGATCTGCGGCTGGGGATCGCCTGGAACGACGCACGCTACCGTGAGTTTCCCAATGCGCCCTGTTCACCGGCCAGCGCGCAGTGGTCCTGCGACTTGAAAGGCCAGCGTCTGTTCAACGCACCGGAGTGGAACGCCAACGCTGGGATTGACTATCGCCACCCGCTGGAGCACGGCCTGGAGCTGTTCAGTGGCCTTGATTACAAGTTCCGCAGCGGTTACTACGGCACGCTCGAAGGCGGCCCCGGCAGCTATCAACCGTCCTATGGGCTGACCAACCTGCGTCTTGGCTTGCGCCGTAGCAACAGGCGCTGGGAAGCTGAACTATGGGCGCGCAACCTGTTCGACGAGCAGTACATCACTGCTGTCTACGCCAAGCTGGGTGCGGGTGACTACGGGGTGCTGACCGGCGATCCGCGCAGCGTCGGCATGACTTTGCGCACGCGCTGGTAG
- a CDS encoding transcriptional regulator, SarA/Rot family has product MRHPPSQTAERREKILEEASRLFRGKGIAGASIAEVMKASGLTHGAFYAHFDSKDALVCASLERAMDQLALELRETVSGSDAPKEAFLGRYLSQRHRDHPEAGCAMPALAIDVSREPGMRRAFTSRVVGMIELLTSSLPWRRGRSREDQAIGFLAAIVGAMVLARAVDEPQLSDRILRATRDELLDVDKPSGWAATDAPQHKQSDSILTSVLDNIEQQKQVPAHGAAASGEVGEQLSFALYGAANRMIRLHKPLLEPLGLTFPQYLVMLELFTEAPRTVGDLGTKLAMDTGTITPLLKRLEASGMVTRTRDRGDERRVLIALTDAALALSKELLAVTDKINTACQLDDDGQEALRDTLNAFARPAGE; this is encoded by the coding sequence ATGAGGCATCCCCCAAGCCAGACTGCAGAGCGACGCGAGAAAATCCTGGAGGAGGCGTCTCGGCTATTTCGTGGCAAGGGTATCGCCGGGGCGAGCATTGCCGAAGTCATGAAGGCGTCAGGCCTGACCCACGGTGCCTTCTATGCGCATTTCGACTCCAAGGACGCGCTGGTCTGTGCCAGCCTTGAGCGCGCCATGGACCAGTTGGCGCTCGAACTGCGGGAAACGGTCTCCGGCAGTGATGCGCCCAAGGAGGCCTTTCTGGGCAGGTACCTCAGCCAGCGACACCGCGACCACCCGGAAGCCGGGTGCGCCATGCCTGCGCTGGCCATCGATGTTTCCCGTGAGCCGGGGATGCGCCGCGCCTTCACGAGCCGGGTGGTCGGGATGATCGAGTTGCTCACCTCCAGTCTTCCCTGGCGGCGCGGTCGCTCCAGGGAGGACCAGGCGATCGGCTTCCTGGCGGCGATTGTCGGCGCGATGGTGCTCGCCCGCGCAGTGGATGAGCCGCAGCTATCGGATCGAATTTTACGCGCGACGCGTGATGAGCTACTTGATGTTGATAAGCCGTCTGGGTGGGCGGCGACAGACGCGCCGCAGCATAAGCAGTCAGATTCAATATTAACTAGTGTGCTAGATAATATTGAGCAACAGAAACAGGTACCTGCTCATGGCGCTGCAGCCTCCGGGGAAGTGGGGGAACAGTTGTCCTTTGCCTTGTACGGTGCGGCCAATCGGATGATTCGCCTGCACAAACCCTTGTTGGAACCGCTGGGGCTGACGTTCCCCCAATACCTCGTGATGTTGGAACTGTTCACTGAAGCGCCCAGGACCGTAGGCGACCTGGGCACCAAACTCGCCATGGATACCGGGACAATCACGCCGTTGCTCAAGCGTCTCGAGGCATCGGGCATGGTGACTCGAACCCGAGACAGAGGTGACGAACGTCGTGTGCTGATTGCCCTGACTGACGCCGCGTTGGCGTTGAGTAAAGAACTCTTGGCTGTGACCGATAAGATCAACACCGCTTGCCAGCTTGATGACGATGGGCAGGAAGCACTCCGTGACACGCTCAACGCTTTCGCGCGTCCCGCCGGCGAATGA